In Limnohabitans sp. TEGF004, the genomic window GGCCACATGGCCCAGTGAATCGACGGCTTGTTGCAGCGTCATGCCTTGGGCCAAAGCCAAGCCAACTTTACGGTTGCGGCTGAGGTCACCAGTGGAGGTGAGCACCAAGTCGCCCAAGCCCGACAGGCCCATGAAGGTTTCGGTCTTGGCACCCAGTGCCACGCCTAAGCGAGTGATTTCGGCCAAGCCGCGTGTAATCAGTGCAGCACGGGCGTTGAGGCCCAGCTGCAAGCCATCGCACAAACCGGTAGCGATGGCTAATACGTTTTTGACTGCGCCGCCTACTTCTACGCCCACGATGTCGTCGTTGGCGTACACGCGCAGGCTGCTGTTGTGAAAGGCTTGCACCATGGCGTCGCGCGCCGCAGCGTCATCGCTAGCAGCCACCAATGCGGTAGGCATGCCGCGCGCCACTTCTTGTGCAAAGCTGGGGCCGCTCAAAGCACCGCCGCGCAACGCAGGGGCCACTTGGGCTTTGACTTCGTGGGCCATCAAGCCAATGCTTTGTTGCAATGCATCAACGGCTGAAGCGTCGGCTTGCGCTGCTTCAAAACCTTTGCACAGCCACGCCACAGGCACGCTGCTGCCCAAGATGGGCGCAAGCTGCGTGAGCATGCCACGCAGGCTGCTCATGGGCGAGCCAATGACGACCAAATCTTGCTCGGCCAGCCAAGGGCCGAGAGGGGCTGACGACACTTGAACGCCTGCGGTGAAGGGCTGCTCAGGCAAGTAGCGCGTGTTCACACGCTCGGCTTGCATGGCTTGGGCCTGAGGCACATCGCGTGCCCACAGCGTCACGGTGTGGTGTGCGCCTGCGTTGATCGCCAGCGCTGTGCCCCACGCGCCTGCACCTAAAACGGCAATCTTCATGTCGACGGCCTAATGCGTGAAGTTACTGAACAGAGCCAGCAGCTTGTTGCTGCTGTTGTTCGTACATGGCTTGGAAGTTGATTTCGGCCAAGTGCACAGGTGGGAAGCCAGCACGTTGAATCACGTCAGCCACGTTGCCGCGCAGGTAGGGGTAAATGATTTGTGGGCAAGCAATGCCGATGACGGGGCCCATTTGGTCTTCAGGCAAGTTGCGTACTTCGAAAATGCCAGCTTGCTTGGCTTCGACCAAGAACACAGTTTTGTCTTCAATCTTGGTGGTGACGGTGGCGGTCACAGTCACTTCCACAATGCCGTCGGCCACTTGTTCCATGCCCACGCCCAACTGGATGTCCACCGAAGGTTGCTCGGTGCTGGTCAGGATGGCGGGTGAGTTGGGTTGCTCCAAAGACAGGTCTTTCAAATAGACGCGTTGAATTTGAAAAACTGGAGTGGCTTGTTCGTCTGACATTGTTATTTCCTAAAACAAAAAAATGCCCGCATCGGCAATACCGAAGCGGGCAGCAAATCGGGATGGCTAATTATGTCAGCTCAAGATTGCAGCAAAGGCAGCAAACCACCTTTGGCATCTAAGGCCATCAAATCATCGCAACCGCCCACATGGGTGTCACCAATGAAGATTTGCGGCACGGTGCGGCGACCCGTGATTTCCATCATGTGTGCACGCGCTGTGGGGTCGGTATCGATGCGAATTTCTTCGATCTGGGCCACGCCCTTAGCGTTCAGCAGTTGCTTGGCACGAATGCAATATGGGCAAACGGCGGTGGTGTACATCTTGACGGCGGGCATGGGGAATTCTCCGAAGTAATGAAGCCAAAAACTTAGGCTTTAGTAACGGGCAGGTTAGCTTCTTTCCAAGCTTTCAGCCCGCCGTGCAGCGAATGCACCTTCTCGTAACCCAGTTTTTGCGCAATGCCTTGGGCACGCTTTGAGCGCGCACCGGCTGCACACACCATGATGACGGGTGTGCTTTTGTTCTTCACGGCCTTGTCCAAACGGGCTTCCAGCTCGTCCAACGGCACGTTCACGGCGCCTTTGATGTGGCCTTGGGCGTATTCGTCTGCGCCGCACACGTCAATCACCACACCTTTTTCACGGTTCATGCACAGAACCGCCTCTGTAGGCGAAATACCGGTGGCTGCGGCGCCTTGCACCACGGGCAGCAGCAAAAAGAAGCCAGTGCTCAGGGCGATGGTGATCAACATCCAGTTATCGAGAATAAATTTCACAGGGGAATCCAGTTCAAAAAAGCAAAAAGGGGAATTAAAAGTATCGCGTCAGTGCAGCATTCTAAAATCACGGCCAACCTTTCACTGACTTTGTTTGAATCACCATGTACAAGCTCGTATTAATCCGCCACGGCGAATCCACTTGGAACCTTGAAAACCGCTTCACCGGCTGGACCGATGTCGACCTGACCCCCACCGGCGTTGAACAAGCCAAGAACGCTGGCAAGCTGCTCAAGGCCGAAGGCTTTGAGTTTGACGTGGCCTACACCAGCGTGTTGAAACGCGCCATTCGCACCCTGTTCCTTGCCTTGGACGAGATGGACGCCACATGGCTGCCCGTGGTGAAAAGCTGGCGTTTGAACGAGCGCCACTACGGCGGCTTGCAAGGCTTGAACAAAGCCGACATAGCCAAGCAATACGGCGATGAGCAAGTGCTGGTCTGGCGTCGCAGCTACGACACCCCACCTCCTGAACTCGAAGCCAATGACCCACGCAGCGAGCGCAACGACCCACGCTACACCCGCTTTGAACCCAACCCCGTGCCATTGACCGAGTGCCTCAAAGACACCGTGGCCCGCGTGGTGCCCTTCTGGAACGAAGCCCTCGCCCCTGCCATCAAGGCTGGAAAACGCATCGTCATCGCTGCACACGGCAACTCGATCCGCGCTTTGATCAAGTATTTAGACGGCATCAGCGACCAAGACATCGTGAGCTTGAATATTCCCAACGGCATCCCACTTGTGTATGAGCTGGATGAAAACCTCAAGCCCATCCGTCACTACTACTTGGGTGATGCCGAAGCCGCTGCCAAAGCAGCCGCTGCGGTAGCCACACAAGGCAAAGCCTAATCGTCCCACTCACAGCGCGCCCTCTGGGCGCGTTGTATATTGAGCACCTACTAAATTTGTCAATTCTCGAAGGCCACATGCGTCAAAAACTCAAGAT contains:
- a CDS encoding NAD(P)H-dependent glycerol-3-phosphate dehydrogenase, with protein sequence MKIAVLGAGAWGTALAINAGAHHTVTLWARDVPQAQAMQAERVNTRYLPEQPFTAGVQVSSAPLGPWLAEQDLVVIGSPMSSLRGMLTQLAPILGSSVPVAWLCKGFEAAQADASAVDALQQSIGLMAHEVKAQVAPALRGGALSGPSFAQEVARGMPTALVAASDDAAARDAMVQAFHNSSLRVYANDDIVGVEVGGAVKNVLAIATGLCDGLQLGLNARAALITRGLAEITRLGVALGAKTETFMGLSGLGDLVLTSTGDLSRNRKVGLALAQGMTLQQAVDSLGHVAEGVYCARTVVQRAQHLGVEMPIAQAVVALLDGSITPAQAVALLMGRGAKGE
- the secB gene encoding protein-export chaperone SecB; translation: MSDEQATPVFQIQRVYLKDLSLEQPNSPAILTSTEQPSVDIQLGVGMEQVADGIVEVTVTATVTTKIEDKTVFLVEAKQAGIFEVRNLPEDQMGPVIGIACPQIIYPYLRGNVADVIQRAGFPPVHLAEINFQAMYEQQQQQAAGSVQ
- the grxC gene encoding glutaredoxin 3 — protein: MPAVKMYTTAVCPYCIRAKQLLNAKGVAQIEEIRIDTDPTARAHMMEITGRRTVPQIFIGDTHVGGCDDLMALDAKGGLLPLLQS
- a CDS encoding rhodanese-like domain-containing protein, whose product is MKFILDNWMLITIALSTGFFLLLPVVQGAAATGISPTEAVLCMNREKGVVIDVCGADEYAQGHIKGAVNVPLDELEARLDKAVKNKSTPVIMVCAAGARSKRAQGIAQKLGYEKVHSLHGGLKAWKEANLPVTKA
- the gpmA gene encoding 2,3-diphosphoglycerate-dependent phosphoglycerate mutase: MYKLVLIRHGESTWNLENRFTGWTDVDLTPTGVEQAKNAGKLLKAEGFEFDVAYTSVLKRAIRTLFLALDEMDATWLPVVKSWRLNERHYGGLQGLNKADIAKQYGDEQVLVWRRSYDTPPPELEANDPRSERNDPRYTRFEPNPVPLTECLKDTVARVVPFWNEALAPAIKAGKRIVIAAHGNSIRALIKYLDGISDQDIVSLNIPNGIPLVYELDENLKPIRHYYLGDAEAAAKAAAAVATQGKA